A genomic window from Elaeis guineensis isolate ETL-2024a chromosome 3, EG11, whole genome shotgun sequence includes:
- the LOC105041289 gene encoding GTPase activating protein 1, which translates to MVGHLLGLLKVRVQRGVNLAVRDVRSSDPYVILQMGRQKLKTRTIKRNTNPEWNEDLTLSVEDPTLPVRLQVYDKDTFSSDDPMGNAEFDIQPFLEAVRMNPEAVPNGTIITKVVPNRQNCLAEESRIYWSDGKVTQDIVLRLRNVECGEVELQLQWISIPGARGL; encoded by the exons ATGGTGGGGCACTTGCTTGGGCTGCTGAAAGTGCGGGTGCAGAGAGGGGTGAACCTCGCCGTCCGGGACGTCCGGAGCAGCGATCCCTATGTCATCCTACAGATGGGCAGACAG AAACTGAAGACTCGAACAATAAAAAGAAATACCAATCCAGAGTGGAATGAAGACTTAACTCTTTCTGTTGAAGATCCTACTCTTCCAGTCAGGCTT CAAGTGTATGATAAGGACACATTCAGCTCTGATGATCCCATGGGCAATGCAGAGTTTGACATCCAACCATTTCTGGAGGCTGTGAGGATGAATCCTGAAGCTGTTCCAAATGGCACCATTATAACTAAGGTCGTACCTAATAGGCAAAATTGCTTAGCTGAGGAGAGCCGGATCTACTGGTCAGATGGAAAGGTCACTCAAGATATTGTCCTCAGACTCAGAAATGTGGAATGTGGTGAAGTTGAGCTGCAGCTGCAGTGGATCAGCATTCCAGGTGCCAGGGGCCTATAA
- the LOC105041573 gene encoding uncharacterized protein, giving the protein MAATAAPSTSLPTPRCNSRRNIFPSPANTLRWVTVFKHPIGRTQRATAGRVESLTGTDRSIGVLVTDEEGDRIRRLQNGSDVRGVALEGEKERTVDLTPQAVEAIAESFGEWISENSRRDQGQPDEKIRVSVGRDPRISGPRLGAAVFAGLARAGCMVFDMGLATTPACFMSTVLPGFAYDASIMMTASHLPYTRNGLKFFTRKGGLSSSDVEDLCERAARKYTARKMGLGRGGGGVPPAATRVDLMSAYAQHLRTIIMDRINHPSHYHTPLKGFKVIVNAGNGSGGFFTWNVLDKLGADTFGSLHLEPDGMFPNHIPNPEDRTAMSLTRAAVLEHGADLGIVFDTDVDRSGVVDSSGTTINGDRLIALMAAIVLREHPGTTVVTDARTSVALTRFITARGGHHCLYRVGYRNVIDKGVQLNRDGVETHLMMETTGHAALKENYFLDDGAYLVVKIIIEMVRMKLAGSDEGIGSFLKELEEPVESVELRMNILTQPKYAKEKGAEAVDTFKKFIEEGHLQGWELDACGDCWVSEGCLVDSNDTPAAIDAHMYRAQVSDEVHGQHGWMHLRQSVHNPNIALNMQSSVIGGCQAMAKVFRDRFLLASGLEKILDITQIEKYAEKGTD; this is encoded by the exons ATGGCGGCTACCGCTGCTCCGTCGACTTCACTGCCAACTCCTCGATGCAACTCCCGCAGAAATATCTTTCCATCACCGGCGAATACGCTCAGGTGGGTTACTGTATTCAAACACCCAATTGGACGAACTCAAAGGGCCACAGCTGGCCGGGTGGAATCGCTGACCGGCACCGACCGGAGTATCGGAGTCCTCGTCACAGACGAAGAAGGCGATCGAATTAGAAGACTACAGAATGGATCTGATGTTCGTGGCGTCGCACTCGAAGGCGAGAAGGAACGAACAGTGGACCTCACACCGCAGGCAGTCGAGGCCATCGCAGAGAGCTTTGGAGAGTGGATATCAGAGAACTCAAGAAGGGACCAAGGACAACCGGATGAAAAGATCCGGGTGTCGGTCGGCCGAGACCCTCGCATATCGGGGCCGAGGCTTGGAGCAGCAGTATTTGCCGGGCTCGCGAGAGCTGGGTGCATGGTGTTCGACATGGGCCTGGCCACCACTCCTGCTTGCTTCATGAGCACTGTTTTGCCTGGCTTTGCCTACGATGCCTCCATTATG ATGACAGCGTCGCATCTGCCCTACACTCGGAACGGGCTCAAGTTCTTCACAAGAAAAGGAGGGCTGAGCTCGAGCGACGTGGAGGATCTTTGCGAGAGAGCTGCCCGGAAGTACACAGCTAGAAAGATGGGGCTCGGACGAGGAGGCGGCGGCGTGCCACCGGCGGCGACTCGAGTGGATCTCATGAGTGCTTATGCCCAGCACCTACGCACCATCATCATGGACCGGATTAACCATCCTTCTCATTACCACACCCCTCTCAAGGGATTCAAG GTGATAGTGAACGCCGGGAACGGCTCGGGCGGGTTCTTCACGTGGAACGTTCTGGACAAGCTGGGGGCGGACACCTTCGGCAGCCTCCATCTGGAGCCGGACGGCATGTTCCCCAACCACATCCCGAACCCGGAGGACCGAACCGCCATGTCCCTCACGCGCGCCGCCGTCCTGGAGCACGGCGCCGACCTCGGAATCGTGTTCGACACGGACGTAGACCGCAGCGGGGTGGTCGACTCGAGCGGCACGACCATCAACGGCGACCGGCTGATCGCGCTGATGGCGGCGATCGTACTGAGGGAGCACCCGGGGACGACGGTGGTGACGGACGCGAGGACCAGCGTGGCGCTCACACGATTCATCACGGCGAGAGGGGGACACCACTGCCTCTACCGGGTGGGGTACCGGAACGTCATCGACAAGGGGGTGCAGCTCAACCGGGACGGGGTGGAGACGCACCTCATGATGGAGACCACCGGCCACGCCGCCCTCAAAGAGAATTACTTCCTCGACGACG GGGCATACTTGGTGGTAAAAATCATAATTGAGATGGTCCGTATGAAATTGGCTGGATCGGATGAAGGAATCGGCAGTTTCCTCAAAGAACTTGAAGAACCCGTGGAGTCGGTGGAGTTGAGGATGAACATCCTGACCCAACCCAAATATGCCAAGGAGAAGGGTGCCGAAGCCGTCGATACCTTCAAAAAGTTTATTGAG GAGGGACACCTTCAAGGATGGGAGCTTGATGCCTGTGGCGATTGTTGGGTGAGCGAGGGATGCCTCGTTGATTCTAATGATACACCGGCTGCCATTGATGCACATATGTACAG GGCACAAGTTTCAGATGAGGTGCATGGGCAGCATGGTTGGATGCACCTTCGTCAGAGTGTTCATAACCCAAACATTGCACTAAATATGCAGTCTTCAGTTATAGGTGGTTGTCAAGCTATGGCAAAAGTTTTTCGAGATAG GTTCTTGCTAGCAAGTGGATTAGAAAAAATTCTTGACATCACTCAAATTGAGAAGTATGCTGAGAAGGGGACAGATTGA